From a region of the Gordonia sp. PP30 genome:
- a CDS encoding HNH endonuclease signature motif containing protein, with protein MLDDAFAARDRLPRCAVLLRDGILDRRRFHKLVLAVELVTDPVTLAALDAQLSGELLRLHGRRAVLSEKQVTDLANRFLALADPDAARRRREDAKARRTVYVDTRPDGMSAVTIVAPAEDNRLLLAAADAFAAGVCAHDPRTAGARRADAINARVTGQEFTCRCGREDCTARPDPAALDERLKRVVIHVIVDSATLEGGDQPGYLDGHGVISADHARDLAGREDAVIRPVDLNDVCEPTDSTGHSDPAEAGDPVTTSGDAAVHRRRPRPATSDERGGDHRRPGPAADDPRDDESHDDIEADTTEDATDAEDSSLGGIRARDRAQCAPESDLHVGCGEGDAAEEGRDGLDTGMGPVTTDRSDPAALRGDSACWSRRVCDLDDADIAVLFAQLVREAGLHDLTERDDLTEGIDPAGQKDPAALIDHSVPDAPRGGHPSGSGPPNSGGPCAETCSNDIGAWFDSVFGGVDWAAVDTAALAYIADRAIPFDIADATIADAASAHSAPSGRVISRTTLPSDPYRPNTVTDTVARFLWGTCSIPGCGHAAFSCDLDHVTEFDQVCPREGGPTCLCNLLPKCRYHHLAKTHLPGFVDELWIDDDGLYHCAMTLFGITTETLAPNQWLFPRLERLRCRHQLAGQTSRAGRPDHDAYDLGPDRARTRTQAKHARRRAEREANRRERHARDADGGYPGFPEEPPF; from the coding sequence TTGCTCGACGATGCGTTCGCCGCCCGCGACCGGCTTCCCCGGTGTGCGGTGTTGTTGCGGGACGGGATTCTGGACCGGCGACGGTTCCACAAACTGGTCCTGGCGGTCGAGTTGGTGACCGACCCGGTCACGCTCGCCGCCCTGGACGCCCAGCTCAGCGGAGAACTTCTCCGGCTCCACGGTCGGCGTGCGGTGCTCTCGGAGAAACAGGTCACCGATCTGGCGAACCGGTTCCTCGCCTTGGCCGATCCGGATGCGGCGCGGCGCCGGCGCGAAGACGCCAAGGCCCGCCGCACCGTCTACGTCGATACGCGGCCGGACGGGATGTCGGCGGTCACGATCGTTGCTCCGGCCGAGGACAATCGTCTGCTGCTGGCTGCCGCGGACGCGTTCGCCGCCGGGGTGTGCGCACATGATCCGCGGACCGCCGGTGCCCGGCGGGCCGATGCGATCAACGCCCGAGTCACCGGACAGGAGTTCACCTGCCGGTGCGGGCGTGAGGACTGCACCGCCCGGCCCGATCCGGCCGCGTTGGATGAGCGACTCAAGCGAGTGGTGATCCACGTCATCGTCGATTCGGCCACGCTAGAGGGCGGCGACCAGCCGGGTTATCTGGACGGGCACGGGGTGATCTCGGCTGATCACGCCCGGGATCTCGCTGGTCGGGAGGATGCGGTGATCCGGCCGGTCGACCTCAACGACGTGTGCGAGCCCACCGACTCCACTGGTCACAGCGATCCGGCCGAAGCCGGCGATCCGGTCACGACCAGCGGCGACGCCGCGGTGCATCGACGACGACCCCGCCCCGCCACCTCCGACGAGCGCGGAGGCGATCACCGGCGCCCCGGCCCCGCCGCAGACGACCCGCGCGACGACGAGAGCCACGACGACATCGAGGCAGACACCACAGAAGATGCCACCGACGCCGAAGACTCGAGCCTTGGCGGCATCAGAGCCCGGGACCGCGCCCAGTGCGCACCCGAATCCGATCTGCACGTCGGATGCGGTGAGGGCGACGCCGCCGAGGAGGGCCGGGACGGCCTCGATACCGGCATGGGTCCGGTCACCACGGACCGATCAGACCCGGCCGCGCTCCGGGGCGACTCGGCATGTTGGTCACGGCGTGTCTGTGATCTCGACGATGCCGACATCGCCGTCCTCTTCGCCCAACTGGTGCGCGAGGCCGGACTGCACGACCTCACCGAGCGAGACGACCTCACCGAGGGGATCGACCCGGCCGGACAGAAGGACCCGGCCGCGCTCATCGATCACTCTGTTCCGGACGCGCCGCGCGGTGGTCACCCGTCCGGCTCCGGTCCACCGAACAGTGGCGGCCCGTGCGCGGAGACGTGCTCCAACGACATCGGGGCCTGGTTCGATTCGGTCTTCGGCGGCGTCGACTGGGCTGCTGTCGATACGGCTGCTCTGGCGTATATCGCCGACCGCGCCATTCCCTTCGACATCGCTGACGCAACGATCGCGGACGCCGCGAGCGCTCACTCGGCACCGTCCGGGCGAGTCATCAGCCGTACCACTCTGCCGAGCGACCCCTATCGGCCGAACACCGTCACCGACACCGTCGCCCGGTTCCTCTGGGGCACCTGCTCGATCCCCGGCTGCGGACACGCCGCATTCTCCTGCGATCTCGACCACGTCACCGAGTTCGATCAGGTCTGCCCTCGCGAGGGCGGACCGACCTGCTTGTGCAACCTCTTGCCGAAGTGTCGCTATCACCACCTCGCGAAAACCCATCTCCCCGGATTCGTCGACGAACTCTGGATCGACGACGACGGCCTCTACCACTGCGCGATGACCCTGTTCGGGATTACCACCGAAACCCTCGCACCCAACCAGTGGCTATTCCCTCGACTGGAGCGACTGCGCTGCCGGCACCAACTCGCCGGACAGACATCGCGAGCCGGCCGACCCGATCACGACGCCTACGACCTGGGTCCAGACCGGGCACGGACCCGCACGCAGGCCAAACACGCACGCCGCCGTGCCGAACGCGAGGCCAACCGCCGCGAACGCCACGCCCGCGACGCCGACGGCGGATACCCGGGCTTCCCCGAAGAGCCGCCGTTCTGA
- a CDS encoding CDGSH iron-sulfur domain-containing protein codes for MTAGPDRPARRVRMVRGGPLIIDGPVEIDYHGTTLYCDRFKVALCQCGRSRIKPFCDTSHRRLRHR; via the coding sequence ATGACCGCCGGCCCCGACCGTCCCGCCCGCCGCGTGCGCATGGTGCGCGGCGGTCCGCTGATCATCGACGGTCCGGTGGAGATCGACTATCACGGCACCACTCTCTACTGCGATCGTTTCAAAGTCGCACTGTGCCAATGCGGCCGCAGCCGAATCAAGCCCTTCTGCGACACGAGTCATCGCCGCCTCCGCCACCGGTGA
- a CDS encoding methyltransferase: protein MTAPAPAAAATVYRPQEDTRLLIDALSRLPVRGRRVLDLCTGSGPVAAAALRLGAREVIGVDSSEHAVAAARARSSSPTWTTLEGTVAEFTHPELFDIVTCNPPYVPAPSDPADCRAVPGPAHAWDAGIDGRAVLDTLCRRASDLVAPEGHLLVVQSQLAQPERTWDLLHHNGFHVVKAGFFRIPFGPVIRARRGWLIRRGLLGAHEPGELLTVLLARRSRR from the coding sequence GTGACTGCCCCGGCGCCCGCCGCTGCGGCCACGGTCTACCGGCCTCAGGAAGACACTCGACTGCTGATCGACGCGCTGTCCCGTCTGCCGGTCCGCGGTCGGCGGGTGCTCGATCTGTGTACCGGATCGGGCCCTGTCGCCGCCGCCGCGCTCAGGCTCGGCGCCCGCGAGGTGATCGGCGTCGATTCCAGCGAGCATGCCGTCGCCGCCGCCCGCGCACGCAGTTCGTCGCCGACATGGACGACGCTGGAGGGCACCGTCGCCGAATTCACCCACCCGGAACTCTTCGACATCGTGACCTGCAATCCGCCGTACGTCCCGGCGCCGTCGGATCCGGCGGACTGTCGTGCGGTGCCGGGCCCGGCGCACGCCTGGGATGCCGGGATCGACGGCCGCGCCGTCCTCGATACGCTGTGTCGCCGGGCTTCTGATCTCGTCGCACCGGAGGGACATCTGCTCGTCGTGCAGTCGCAGCTCGCCCAACCCGAACGGACCTGGGACCTGTTGCACCACAACGGCTTTCACGTCGTCAAAGCGGGATTCTTTCGCATTCCGTTCGGCCCCGTGATCCGCGCGCGGCGCGGCTGGCTCATCCGGCGCGGGCTTCTCGGTGCACACGAACCCGGCGAACTGCTCACCGTCCTGCTCGCCCGCCGGAGTCGACGATGA
- a CDS encoding shikimate 5-dehydrogenase yields MTDLPDPPHARALDRDTALCVSLAARPSNHGTRFHNYLYNALGLNYVYKSFAPRDLAAAVEGIRGLPIRGAAVSMPYKEAVIDLVDIMEPSAAAIESVNTIVNDDGVLRAYNTDYQAVADLLEGSGFDRAWPVAVAGSGGMAKAVVAALRDTGFGDVTVVARNTSTGTDLAGRYGFAYRPVLNDDDRPALLVNATPIGMAGDAAESAPFPDAVIDAALAGFDVVAMPPDTPLVRRLRAADKPVISGDAVIAGQAALQFVLYTGVTPPPELVRAASEYARS; encoded by the coding sequence ATGACCGACCTGCCGGACCCGCCGCACGCCCGCGCCCTCGACCGCGACACCGCGCTCTGCGTCTCGCTCGCCGCGCGGCCGTCGAACCACGGCACCCGATTCCACAATTACCTGTACAACGCGCTCGGGCTGAACTACGTCTACAAGTCCTTCGCACCGCGCGACCTCGCCGCCGCCGTCGAAGGCATCCGCGGCCTCCCGATCCGCGGCGCCGCGGTATCGATGCCGTACAAGGAAGCGGTGATCGACCTGGTCGACATCATGGAACCGTCGGCCGCGGCGATCGAATCGGTGAACACGATCGTCAACGACGACGGGGTGCTGCGCGCCTACAACACCGACTATCAGGCCGTCGCCGACCTGCTCGAGGGGTCCGGATTCGACCGCGCCTGGCCGGTCGCCGTCGCCGGCAGCGGCGGGATGGCCAAGGCCGTGGTGGCGGCCTTGCGCGACACCGGGTTCGGCGACGTCACCGTCGTCGCCCGCAACACCTCCACCGGCACCGACCTCGCCGGCCGCTACGGGTTCGCCTACCGCCCGGTGCTGAACGACGACGACCGCCCCGCGCTCCTGGTCAACGCCACCCCGATCGGGATGGCGGGTGACGCGGCGGAGTCGGCACCCTTCCCGGACGCGGTGATCGACGCCGCCCTGGCCGGGTTCGACGTGGTCGCGATGCCGCCGGACACCCCGCTGGTACGACGACTGCGCGCCGCGGACAAGCCGGTGATCAGCGGCGACGCGGTGATCGCCGGTCAGGCGGCACTGCAGTTCGTGCTGTACACCGGTGTCACCCCGCCGCCCGAACTGGTCCGGGCGGCGTCGGAATACGCGAGGTCGTAG
- a CDS encoding Uma2 family endonuclease, with the protein MTAQHSPMPEPLGLLTLSDWAAMPEDELVHTELQEGVLRVSPRPRQEHQNAQFEMLAALRAACPPGIQGFGEIDVVVEARGPATVRVPDIAVIRTGGPQPVAASDVVLVVEIVSPGSAGTDRVMKRYEYARAGIPHYWILEPDRSLTVLRLGDDGEYTESCPPVTGVFRTADPFPVEIDLPGM; encoded by the coding sequence ATGACCGCGCAGCACTCCCCCATGCCCGAGCCTCTCGGGTTGCTGACGCTGTCCGACTGGGCCGCGATGCCCGAGGACGAGCTCGTTCACACCGAGCTGCAAGAGGGCGTACTGCGGGTGTCACCGAGGCCGAGACAAGAGCATCAGAACGCGCAGTTCGAGATGCTGGCGGCGCTGCGTGCCGCCTGCCCGCCGGGTATACAGGGATTCGGCGAGATCGATGTCGTCGTCGAAGCGCGCGGCCCCGCGACGGTGCGAGTGCCCGACATCGCCGTGATCCGCACCGGAGGCCCACAGCCTGTCGCGGCCTCGGACGTCGTCCTCGTCGTGGAGATAGTCTCCCCGGGCAGTGCCGGGACCGACCGGGTGATGAAGCGGTACGAATACGCCCGCGCGGGCATCCCGCACTACTGGATTCTGGAACCCGACCGCTCACTCACCGTGCTGAGACTCGGCGACGACGGCGAGTACACCGAATCGTGTCCGCCCGTCACCGGCGTGTTCCGTACCGCCGATCCGTTCCCCGTCGAGATCGACCTGCCGGGGATGTGA
- the argS gene encoding arginine--tRNA ligase: MTPTDLAALIRAATLAVFAAHDLDVSLVPETVVVERPRNPEHGDYATNIALQLGKRAGVNPRELAGWLVEELRASDGIDDADFAGPGFVNLRLAAAAQNATVATILEQGEKYGLGDELADSVVNLEFVSANPTGPIHLGGTRWAAVGDALGRVLAARGATVTREYYFNDHGEQINRFARSLEAAARGLPAPEDGYAGEYINDIADAVVAAHPGVLDESDDERLETFRAQGVDLMFTHIKRTLAEFGTVFDVYTHENSMFDRGLVEDAIADLKASDNLYEADGAWWLRSTNYGDDKDRVVLKSDGNAAYIAGDIAYLKDKHDRGFNHLIYMLGADHHGYVVRLKAAAAALGYDADSVEVLIGQMVNLVRDGKSVRMSKRAGTVITLDDLVEAVGVDAARYALIRSSIDANIDIDLDLLRKQSAENPVYYVQYAHARLCALARNAAELGLTASLDHLDLLTDPAEGELIRTLGDFGSTVATAAELREPHRIPRYLESLAGSYHRFYAHCRVLPQGDEEAGDVHAARLALCAATRQVLANGLDMVGVSAPERM, from the coding sequence GTGACTCCCACCGATCTCGCCGCCCTGATTCGTGCTGCGACGCTGGCTGTTTTCGCCGCGCACGACCTGGACGTTTCGCTCGTCCCCGAGACCGTGGTGGTGGAGCGGCCCCGCAACCCTGAGCACGGCGACTACGCCACCAACATCGCACTTCAGCTGGGCAAGCGGGCCGGCGTCAACCCGCGCGAGCTGGCCGGCTGGCTGGTCGAGGAACTGCGGGCGTCCGACGGCATCGACGACGCCGACTTCGCCGGTCCGGGTTTCGTGAACCTGCGGCTGGCCGCCGCGGCGCAGAACGCGACCGTGGCGACCATCCTGGAGCAGGGCGAGAAGTACGGTCTCGGCGACGAACTCGCCGATTCGGTGGTCAACCTCGAATTCGTCTCGGCCAACCCGACCGGCCCGATCCACCTCGGCGGCACCCGCTGGGCCGCCGTCGGCGACGCCCTCGGCCGTGTTCTGGCCGCCCGCGGCGCCACGGTGACCCGCGAGTACTACTTCAACGACCACGGCGAACAGATCAACCGCTTCGCCCGCTCTCTCGAGGCCGCCGCCCGCGGTCTCCCGGCGCCGGAGGACGGCTACGCCGGCGAGTACATCAACGACATCGCCGACGCGGTGGTCGCCGCTCACCCGGGCGTGCTGGACGAGTCCGACGACGAGCGCCTGGAGACCTTCCGCGCGCAGGGTGTCGACCTGATGTTCACCCACATCAAGCGGACGCTCGCCGAGTTCGGCACCGTCTTCGACGTCTACACCCACGAGAACTCGATGTTCGATCGCGGCCTGGTCGAGGACGCGATCGCCGACCTCAAGGCCAGCGACAACCTGTACGAGGCCGACGGTGCCTGGTGGCTGCGCTCCACCAATTACGGCGACGACAAGGACCGTGTGGTCCTCAAGAGCGACGGCAACGCCGCCTACATCGCCGGTGACATCGCGTACCTCAAGGACAAGCACGACCGCGGCTTCAATCACCTCATCTACATGCTCGGCGCCGACCACCACGGCTATGTGGTGCGCCTGAAGGCGGCCGCGGCCGCGCTCGGCTACGACGCGGACAGCGTCGAGGTGCTGATCGGGCAGATGGTGAACCTGGTGCGCGACGGCAAGTCGGTCCGCATGAGCAAGCGGGCTGGCACCGTCATCACCCTCGACGACCTCGTGGAGGCCGTCGGCGTCGACGCCGCCCGCTACGCGCTGATCCGCTCGTCCATCGACGCCAACATCGACATCGACCTCGACCTGCTGCGCAAGCAGTCCGCGGAGAATCCGGTCTACTACGTGCAGTACGCCCACGCGCGACTCTGCGCGCTCGCCCGCAACGCCGCGGAACTGGGCCTGACCGCGAGCCTCGATCACCTCGACCTGCTCACCGACCCGGCCGAGGGTGAGCTGATCCGGACCCTCGGCGACTTCGGCTCCACGGTGGCCACCGCCGCGGAACTGCGTGAGCCGCACCGGATTCCGCGCTACCTGGAAAGCCTCGCCGGGAGCTACCACCGCTTTTACGCCCACTGCCGCGTGCTGCCCCAGGGTGACGAGGAGGCGGGCGACGTGCATGCCGCGCGTCTCGCCCTGTGCGCCGCGACCCGCCAGGTGCTCGCCAACGGCCTCGACATGGTCGGCGTCAGCGCCCCCGAACGGATGTAG
- the lysA gene encoding diaminopimelate decarboxylase: MAHPAGPRHAEILAAPHLAERPSSPEAMAEIPANVFPRNASRDADGVLEIAGVTVDRLAADYGTPLFVYDEDDFRSRCADMQAAFAPYGRVHYASKAFLSVQIATWVESEGLSLDVCSGGELAVALRAGFPAERIALHGNNKSETELAAALDAGIGHVVLDSMIEIERLDRLAGERGVVADVLVRVTPGVEAHTHEFISTAHEDQKFGFALNGGVAMDAVRAVFATDHLRLVGLHSHIGSQIFEIDGFELAAHRVLGLLAEIVAEFGVAKTSQIETLDLGGGLGISYMPSDDPPPVKVLADALAAIVQRESAQLGLPTPKIAVEPGRAIAGPAGVTLYRVGTVKDVALDGKAVRRYVSVDGGMSDNIRTVLYDAEYDVRLASRASQARAVVCRVVGKHCESGDIVVRDCWLPEDLRPGDLLAVGATGAYCYSMSSRYNLVPRPAVVAVRDGAARTLLRRESVDDFLSLEVGNE; this comes from the coding sequence ATGGCACACCCCGCAGGCCCCCGGCACGCCGAGATCCTGGCCGCCCCGCATCTCGCGGAGCGGCCGAGTTCCCCCGAGGCGATGGCCGAGATTCCCGCAAATGTCTTCCCGCGCAACGCTTCTCGTGATGCCGATGGTGTCCTGGAGATCGCCGGAGTGACCGTCGACCGACTGGCCGCCGACTACGGGACGCCGCTCTTCGTCTACGACGAGGACGACTTCCGTTCGCGCTGCGCCGACATGCAAGCGGCCTTCGCGCCCTACGGCCGCGTGCACTACGCGTCGAAGGCCTTCCTCTCGGTGCAGATCGCCACGTGGGTCGAATCCGAGGGCCTGTCGCTCGACGTGTGTTCCGGCGGCGAGCTCGCGGTGGCCCTGCGCGCCGGTTTCCCGGCCGAGCGGATCGCCCTGCACGGCAACAACAAGAGCGAGACCGAGCTGGCCGCCGCGCTCGACGCGGGCATCGGGCACGTGGTGCTCGATTCGATGATCGAGATCGAGCGCCTGGACCGCCTCGCCGGGGAGCGCGGCGTGGTCGCGGACGTGCTGGTCCGCGTCACTCCGGGCGTCGAGGCGCACACCCACGAGTTCATCTCGACCGCCCACGAGGACCAGAAGTTCGGCTTCGCGCTGAACGGCGGAGTGGCGATGGACGCCGTGCGGGCCGTGTTCGCCACCGACCATCTGCGCCTGGTCGGCCTGCACAGCCACATCGGCTCGCAGATATTCGAGATCGACGGCTTCGAACTGGCCGCCCACCGTGTCCTCGGCCTGCTCGCCGAGATCGTCGCCGAGTTCGGCGTCGCGAAGACCTCGCAGATCGAGACGTTGGATCTCGGTGGGGGACTGGGCATTTCGTACATGCCGAGCGATGATCCGCCGCCGGTCAAGGTCCTCGCCGATGCGCTGGCCGCGATCGTTCAGCGGGAGTCCGCACAACTCGGACTGCCGACCCCGAAGATCGCCGTCGAACCCGGCCGCGCCATCGCCGGACCGGCCGGTGTCACCCTCTACCGCGTCGGCACCGTCAAGGACGTCGCGCTCGACGGCAAGGCCGTGCGACGGTACGTCTCGGTGGACGGCGGTATGAGCGACAACATCCGCACCGTGCTGTACGACGCCGAGTACGACGTCCGGCTGGCCTCGCGCGCGTCGCAGGCCCGCGCCGTGGTGTGCCGCGTGGTCGGCAAGCACTGCGAGAGCGGGGACATCGTCGTCCGCGACTGCTGGCTGCCCGAGGACCTGCGGCCCGGTGACCTGCTGGCCGTCGGCGCCACCGGCGCGTACTGCTATTCCATGTCGAGCCGCTACAACCTGGTGCCGCGGCCCGCGGTGGTGGCGGTTCGCGACGGCGCCGCCCGCACCCTGCTGCGGCGAGAGAGCGTCGATGACTTCCTGAGCCTGGAGGTAGGCAATGAGTGA
- a CDS encoding homoserine dehydrogenase: MSDSAVQELPGRPIGVAVLGMGNVGTEVVRILIENADDIRARVGAPVELRGVAVRDTARERPGIDPALLTGDAEALVARDDVDLVVELVGGIEPPRTLIRAALEAGKSVITANKALMAAYSGELSEAAARNRVDLYFEAAVAGAIPVIRPLTQSLAGDSVNRVAGIVNGTTNYILSEMAETGADYADVLAEAGRLGYAEADPTADVEGYDAAAKAAILASIAFHSRVTADDVYREGITAITADDLEAAKKFDCTVKLLAICERLNDEGAERISARVYPALIPLEHPLAAVNGAFNAVVVESENAGRLMFYGQGAGGAPTAAAVMGDLVMAARNRVYSGRGPLESTYASLPIAPIDDVPTRYYVSMRVADRPGVLAQISGAFAERGVSISAMRQEGAGEDARLIIVTHRASDRAQSETVAGLEEMDSVIEVSSVLRLEGTDD; this comes from the coding sequence ATGAGTGACTCCGCAGTGCAGGAGCTTCCGGGGCGCCCGATCGGCGTCGCGGTCCTGGGGATGGGCAATGTCGGCACCGAAGTGGTCCGCATCCTCATCGAGAACGCCGACGACATCCGCGCCCGCGTCGGTGCGCCGGTGGAGCTGCGCGGTGTCGCCGTGCGCGACACCGCGCGGGAACGCCCGGGCATCGACCCGGCGCTGCTGACCGGCGACGCCGAGGCACTCGTCGCCCGTGACGACGTGGACCTCGTGGTGGAGCTGGTCGGCGGCATCGAGCCGCCGCGGACGCTGATCCGCGCCGCTCTGGAGGCCGGCAAGTCGGTGATCACCGCCAACAAGGCGCTGATGGCTGCGTATTCCGGCGAGCTGTCGGAGGCGGCGGCGCGCAATCGCGTCGACCTGTACTTCGAGGCCGCCGTCGCCGGTGCGATCCCGGTGATCCGGCCGCTGACCCAGTCGCTCGCCGGTGACTCGGTGAACCGGGTGGCAGGCATCGTCAACGGCACCACCAACTACATCCTCTCGGAGATGGCCGAGACCGGCGCCGACTACGCCGACGTGCTCGCCGAGGCCGGTCGCCTGGGCTACGCCGAGGCCGATCCGACCGCCGACGTGGAGGGCTACGACGCCGCCGCCAAGGCCGCCATTCTCGCCTCCATCGCCTTCCACTCGCGGGTGACCGCCGACGACGTCTACCGCGAGGGCATCACCGCGATCACCGCCGACGACCTCGAAGCGGCGAAGAAGTTCGACTGCACCGTCAAGCTCCTCGCGATCTGCGAGCGACTGAATGATGAAGGGGCAGAACGGATTTCGGCACGCGTCTACCCGGCGCTGATTCCGCTGGAGCATCCCCTGGCGGCCGTCAACGGTGCGTTCAACGCCGTCGTCGTCGAATCCGAGAACGCCGGCCGGCTGATGTTCTACGGGCAGGGCGCCGGTGGCGCGCCCACCGCCGCCGCCGTGATGGGCGATCTGGTGATGGCCGCGCGCAACCGCGTCTACAGCGGCCGCGGTCCGCTGGAGTCGACCTACGCGTCGCTGCCGATCGCGCCGATCGACGACGTGCCCACCCGCTACTACGTGTCGATGCGCGTCGCCGACCGCCCCGGTGTGCTCGCCCAGATCTCCGGCGCGTTCGCCGAACGCGGCGTGAGCATCTCCGCCATGCGCCAGGAGGGTGCGGGCGAGGACGCGCGCCTGATCATCGTCACCCATCGCGCCTCCGACCGCGCTCAGTCGGAAACCGTTGCCGGACTTGAAGAAATGGACTCCGTGATCGAGGTGTCCAGTGTGCTCCGCCTGGAGGGAACCGATGACTGA
- the thrC gene encoding threonine synthase — protein MTDTTYAPVHRGWPGLIEAYRSRMPVGDDWKIVTLLEGGTPLISAPYLSEVTGCEVYLKVEGLNPTGSFKDRGMTMAVTTAVNNGKRAVLCASTGNTSASAAAYATRAGITSAVLIPEGKIAMGKLAQAVMHGAKVIQVQGNFDDCLELARKVTSDYPEIELVNSVNPARIEGQKTASFEIVDVLGRAPDVHALPVGNAGNITAYWKGYKEYHADGIIDALPRMLGVQAAGAAPLVLGEPVLNPETIATAIRIGAPASWNQAVAAKEESNGQFRAATDEKLLEAYRLLAGKVGVFVEPASAASVAGLLAAHADGWVKPGSLVVCTVTGNGLKDPDTALRDMPQVDAIAVDPVAVAGALGVG, from the coding sequence ATGACTGACACCACCTACGCACCTGTTCACCGCGGCTGGCCCGGCCTGATCGAGGCCTACCGCTCGCGCATGCCGGTCGGCGACGACTGGAAGATCGTGACGCTGCTCGAGGGCGGCACCCCGCTGATCTCGGCGCCGTACCTCAGCGAGGTCACCGGCTGCGAGGTCTACCTCAAGGTCGAGGGCCTCAACCCGACAGGGTCGTTCAAGGACCGCGGCATGACGATGGCCGTCACCACCGCCGTCAACAACGGCAAGCGCGCCGTGCTGTGCGCGTCCACCGGCAACACCTCCGCCTCGGCGGCCGCCTACGCCACCCGCGCGGGCATCACCAGCGCGGTGCTGATCCCCGAGGGCAAGATCGCGATGGGCAAGCTGGCCCAGGCCGTGATGCACGGTGCCAAGGTGATCCAGGTGCAGGGCAACTTCGACGACTGTCTGGAGCTGGCCCGCAAGGTGACCTCCGACTACCCGGAGATCGAGCTGGTCAACTCGGTGAATCCGGCTCGCATCGAGGGCCAGAAGACGGCGTCGTTCGAGATCGTCGACGTCCTCGGCCGGGCCCCCGACGTGCACGCTCTCCCGGTCGGCAACGCGGGCAACATCACCGCGTACTGGAAGGGCTACAAGGAGTACCACGCCGACGGGATCATCGACGCGCTGCCGCGGATGCTCGGCGTCCAGGCCGCCGGCGCCGCGCCGCTCGTCCTCGGCGAGCCGGTACTGAACCCGGAGACCATCGCCACCGCGATCCGCATCGGTGCCCCGGCCAGCTGGAACCAGGCCGTCGCCGCCAAGGAGGAGTCGAACGGCCAGTTCCGGGCCGCGACCGACGAGAAGCTGCTGGAGGCCTACCGCCTGCTCGCCGGGAAGGTCGGCGTCTTCGTCGAGCCCGCCTCGGCCGCCAGCGTGGCCGGCCTGCTCGCCGCTCACGCCGACGGCTGGGTGAAGCCCGGCTCGCTGGTGGTCTGCACCGTCACCGGCAACGGCCTGAAGGATCCGGACACCGCCCTGCGCGACATGCCGCAGGTGGATGCCATCGCCGTCGACCCGGTTGCGGTCGCCGGGGCGCTCGGCGTGGGATAG
- the thrB gene encoding homoserine kinase: MSASPLALLGAPDADLRLSPGLRAGVRVPASSANLGPGFDCLGLALGVYDDIVVTVTDGGVAVEVTGEAAGDVPRDGRHLVARAVIRGLEFAGIAAPGLHLKCTNVIPHSRGLGSSAAAVVGGLAAASALIAADGRRPALTDDELVQLSGEFEGHPDNAAASVLGGAVVTWMTDESGHTGYFARRLHLHPAIVATAFVPQIESSTAVTRGLLPDAVPRGDAIFNLSRAALAVVALTSDPGCLMEATRDRLHQDYRSTALPETTALVAELRRRGHAATVSGAGPSVLVLGEAELGDDARALGAEHGFAMLSLPIGEGVKPHN; the protein is encoded by the coding sequence ATGAGTGCTAGCCCCCTCGCGCTGCTCGGCGCACCGGACGCGGACCTGCGGCTGAGCCCCGGCCTGCGTGCCGGCGTGCGCGTCCCGGCGTCGTCGGCCAACCTCGGCCCCGGCTTCGACTGTCTCGGCCTGGCGCTGGGCGTGTACGACGACATCGTCGTGACGGTGACCGACGGCGGCGTGGCCGTCGAGGTGACCGGCGAGGCCGCCGGCGACGTGCCGCGCGACGGCCGTCATCTGGTGGCCCGCGCGGTGATTCGCGGTCTGGAGTTCGCCGGTATCGCCGCGCCGGGACTGCACCTGAAGTGCACCAACGTCATTCCGCACTCGCGCGGCCTGGGGTCGTCGGCCGCGGCGGTGGTCGGCGGGCTGGCCGCCGCGTCGGCGCTCATCGCCGCCGACGGACGACGTCCCGCGCTCACCGACGACGAGTTGGTGCAGCTCTCCGGTGAGTTCGAGGGGCACCCCGACAACGCCGCCGCCAGCGTGCTCGGCGGCGCCGTGGTGACCTGGATGACCGACGAGTCCGGCCACACCGGCTACTTCGCCCGCCGCCTGCACCTGCACCCGGCGATCGTCGCCACCGCGTTCGTCCCGCAGATCGAGTCGTCGACGGCCGTGACCCGCGGGCTGCTGCCCGACGCGGTGCCCCGCGGCGACGCGATCTTCAACCTGAGTCGTGCGGCACTGGCCGTCGTCGCACTCACCAGCGATCCCGGCTGTCTGATGGAGGCCACCCGGGACCGCCTGCATCAGGACTACCGATCGACGGCGCTGCCGGAGACCACGGCGCTGGTCGCGGAGCTGCGGCGCCGCGGACACGCGGCGACCGTGTCGGGCGCCGGTCCGTCGGTCCTGGTGCTGGGGGAGGCCGAACTCGGCGACGACGCCCGCGCCCTGGGGGCCGAACACGGCTTCGCGATGCTGTCGCTGCCCATCGGCGAGGGTGTCAAACCCCACAACTGA